In a single window of the Arachis hypogaea cultivar Tifrunner chromosome 6, arahy.Tifrunner.gnm2.J5K5, whole genome shotgun sequence genome:
- the LOC112697089 gene encoding cytochrome b-c1 complex subunit Rieske-4, mitochondrial, with protein sequence MLRVAAKRFSPLSSSSCRANHATSAFVSRNPIAPHYDSHDRGSAPPPQFFLPFRGFATGLPVHTDENNIIPEIPATVAAVKNPSSKIVYDEHNHERYPPGDPSKRAFAYFVLTGGRFVYASLVRLLILKFVLSMSASKDVLALASLEVDLSSIEPGTTVTVKWRGKPVFIRRRTEDDIKLANSVDVGSLRDPQQDAERVKNPEWLIVIGVCTHLGCIPLPNAGDFGGWFCPCHGSHYDISGRIRKGPAPYNLEVPTYTFLEENKLLIG encoded by the exons ATGTTGAGGGTTGCAGCAAAGAGGTTTTCTCCTCTGTCTTCGTCTTCATGCAGAGCTAACCATGCTACCTCTGCTTTTGTCTCTCGGAACCCCATCGCCCCTCACTATGACTCCCACGATCGCGGATCTGCTCCCCCACCCCAATTCTTTCTCCCATTCCGAG GTTTTGCTACTGGATTGCCAGTCCATACAGACGAAAACAACATTATTCCTGAAATTCCAGCAACTGTTGCTGCTGTCAAAAACCCTTCCTCTAAGATTGTATATGATGAACACAATCATGAACGATATCCTCCTGGTGACCCAAGCAAGAGGGCATTTGCTTACTTTGTCCTAACAGGTGGTAGATTTGTCTATGCCTCTCTGGTCCGTCTCCTTATCCTGAAGTTTGTTCTCAGTATGTCGGCCAGTAAGGATGTTCTTGCTCTGGCTTCACTTGAAGTTGATCTCTCCAGCATTGAGCCAGGCACCACTGTGACTGTTAAATGGCGTGGAAAGCCCGTGTTCATCAGGCGCAGAACAGAGGATGATATTAAGCTGGCAAACAGCGTTGACGTTGGATCTCTTCGCGATCCCCAGCAGGATGCGGAGAGAGTCAAGAACCCTGAGTGGCTCATTGTGATTGGGGTTTGCACACATTTGGGTTGTATTCCCTTGCCGAATGCTGGTGACTTTGGTGGTTGGTTTTGCCCTTGTCATGGTTCACATTACGATATTTCTGGCCGAATTAGGAAGGGACCAGCGCCATACAATCTGGAGGTGCCAACTTATACCTTTTTGGAAGAGAACAAGTTGCTAATTGGTTGA